Proteins from a genomic interval of Zonotrichia leucophrys gambelii isolate GWCS_2022_RI chromosome 5, RI_Zleu_2.0, whole genome shotgun sequence:
- the TRMT61A gene encoding tRNA (adenine(58)-N(1))-methyltransferase catalytic subunit TRMT61A, with amino-acid sequence MSFVEYGDTIKDGDTAIVFLGHESMFPVKVQHGSVTQTKYGVIRHSTDLIGKKYGSKVTCSKGGWVFILHPTPELWTMNLPHRTQILYSTDISIITMMLELKPGSIVCESGTGSGSLSHALIRTVAPTGHLYTVEFHQQRAEKAREEFREHGVEHLVTVTNQDVCKNGFGVSSIADAVFLDIPSPWEAIGHAKSALKAEGGRICSFSPCIEQVQRTCLALEESGFTEINTLEILLRVYNVRTVSLQIPDLGKAAEDNSSPGFDSSSPSHQGSSCANLQPGTVQFKSGVPLREVVGHTGYLTFATKSLL; translated from the exons ATGAGTTTTGTGGAATATGGAGATACGATAAAGGATGGTGACACGGCCATTGTGTTCCTGGGCCATGAGTCCATGTTTCCTGTGAAGGTGCAGCATGGCTCTGTAACACAGACTAAGTATGGGGTCATCAGGCATTCCACAGACCTCATTGGCAAGAAATATGGCTCCAAAGTGACCTGCAGTAAAGGAGGATGGGTGTTCATTCTTCATCCAACTCCAGAACTGTGGACCATGAATCTCCCGCACAGGACGCAGATTCTGTATTCCACTGACATCTCCATCATCACCATGATGCTGGAACTGAAGCCAGGCTCCATAGTGTGTGAATCAG GTACAGGCAGTGGCTCCCTCTCCCATGCCCTCATCAGGACAGTGGCTCCCACCGGGCACCTGTACACGGTGGAGTTCCACCAGCAAAGGGCTGAGAAGGCGCGGGAGGAGTTTCGGGAGCACGGGGTGGAGCACCTGGTCACTGTCACCAACCAGGACGTCTGCAAAAACGGCTTTGGGGTCTCCAGCATTGCAGATGCCGTGTTCCTAGATATTCCATCTCCATGGGAAGCCATAGGACATGCCAAGTCAGCATTGAAAGCTGAAG GTGGCCGCATCTGCTCTTTCTCCCCCTGCATTGAACAAGTTCAGAGAACCTGCCTGGCCCTGGAAGAATCTGGTTTTACAGAGATTAACACCTTGGAAATTCTGCTCCGAGTGTACAATGTAAGGACAGTTAGCCTGCAAATCCCTGAccttggaaaagcagctgaggataattccagccctggctttgacagcagcagcccatcCCATCAAGGCAGCTCGTGTGCTAATCTGCAGCCAGGGACTGTGCAGTTCAAGAGTGGTGTGCCACTGAGGGAGGTGGTTGGGCACACTGGGTACCTGACCTTTGCCACCAAGAGCCTGCTCTAG